The DNA segment GTGCCATATCCTTTTTTCCAGATCTCATCCTTTGCTATATACGCACCTATAGGCATCACACCGCCTCCCAGCGATTTAGCCAAGCACATTATGTCAGGCACCACTTCTTCGTGCTCACAGGCAAACATTTTTCCAGTCCTGCCAAACCCAGTCTGTACTTCATCAAATATCAAATACGCATCGTATTTCTCAGTAAGCTCTCTTACTTCTCTTAAATATCCATCCGGTGGTACTATGACACCACCTTCACCTTGTATAGGCTCTACAATAAATGCAGCAACATCTTTTCCTTTCAAAGCATCTTCTAATGCATTAGAATCCCCATATTCCACCTGCACTGTATCGGGAAGGAGAGGCATAAAGTACTTTTGGTATTTTTCCCGTCCTGTGACAGAAAGAGCTCCTGCAGATTTTCCATGAAATGAATTTTTGCAGTAGACTATTTTATGCTTGCCTGAGGCAATTTTAGCAAGTTTCAGTGCACCTTCCACTGCTTCAGCGCCGCTGTTGCAGAAAAAGCTTTTCTTTAAATCGCCAGGCGTAACCATCGCCAAATCGTATGCCAATGCCCCAGGAAAATCATTTACTGCAGCTTGAAGTATATTGGGAAAATCTCTGACTTTCTCTATCGCTTCATAAATTTCATCTGGATTGTGGCCTAAATTTAATGCGCCATAACCGCCCAAGAAATCCAAATACTCGTTTCCATCGCTGTCCCATACAGATACGCCTTTTGCTTTCACAAAAAGCTTATCAAACTGCAGCATAGAAAGCATAGAGACAAAATTAGCATTTACGTACTCCTTGTAATTTTCCCGTACTTGGCTTCTGTTCAGTCTAAGCGCATCATCACACGTTATGTATCTTTGATCCTCTTTCATAAAAAACATCCTTTCTTTAAATTTAAAATGATACCATCAGTATAAATTTGTTTTATTAATGAAAAATATAATTAAACACCAAAAATCACTGGAGGTGTTTTTGATGTCAATCAGAAAGAGCCACTGGACCAACATCAAGGGAAACCGAGTGGAATTCGCTGCTGACATCTACAAGTGGGAGACAAGGCATTTTAAGCGAGAAGCAAAATCGCAAAAAGCCCAATACAGAGCCCACAATCATGGCATAAGCAAAGATGTAAAAAGGCCTATGCACGACAAAGTCACATGAGGGAGATACATCTCTCCCTCTTTTAATGGTGATGGTGATGATGGCAGCAATCGTCGTGACAATCATCCTCATCTGCAAATTTTATGCTGTCAAGCTGCTGCTTTACCCTCTCTCTTATCTCCTTTACGTACTCCATCCTTAACTTTGACTGCTCTATCTTCTCTTCATCTGTTAGACCTTCATTTTTTGATTTATGGTACAGATAATTTATCCTGTCTATCATCTCTTTTGTAATCATATATTCACCTCAATCACTAATTAATAATTATATTATATGACTTTTAGCAAAAAAACAAAAGACGAGTAACCTCGCCCTCTAACATGGTTAAATTTTAATTTCGACTTCACCTTTAATGTCAATAAAGTTTTCTTTAACTTCGCAACAATATGCGTAGGCTTCAACACCGGATTCAATAGCATCTTTTAAAGCAGAGGCAAATTTAATATCTGTCTTTACATTTGGCGTAAAATAAAGCACGTCATCCATCTGCACGAGAAAAACGACAGCGGCTCTCATGCCTTCTTCTTTAACGCTTTTAAGCTCTACCATGTGTTTTGTTCCTCTCTCAGTTGGTGCATCCGGAAACATTACAACGCCATTTTCCTCAAGGGTGACCCCTTTAACTTCTATGAAAAAAACCTCATCTTTTTTAGAAAGCTTAAGATCAAATTTGCTGTTTTTATACGTCTTCTCTTTTTCAATAACATCATATCCTGCAAATTCATCCAATTTGCCCTGCACAATGTTATCCATCACTACTTTGTTGGGAATCTGTGAATCAATAGATATAAGCCTTTTCCCTTTATAGACGAATTCCAACTCGTAAGGAGTTTTTCTTCCCATTCCTTCCCGCTTTTCAAGGACAACAGTTGCGCCCGGCACAAATAATTCTTTGCACCTGCCTGTATTAGGTACATGAACAGTTATAATTTGGCCGTCTACCTCTACACGAGCTAAAAATCTGTTTATTCTCTCCAAAAATCTCCCTTTTACAATGGGATTTTCTATAAACATCTGACACAACCTTCCACAGTTACTTTGTAAAGTCCTGTATGGTTACTTCGGCGAAACTCGTAGGGGTTTCCCACAGCCTTATGCTGAAAAGATGAAATCTATCACTTTTTAAAAGAGGGTCTAATTTTTCCCACATCCACATTGCTATATTTTCACACGTTGTGTTAAAACCTAAGACATCATTTAAGTACGCATGATCCAATTTTTTTACCACTTCACTATCAACGATAGCTTTAAGCTGAGCAAAATCTATGACCATTCCTTCATCGTCTATACCGCCTTCCACCGTTACCTCCAGCTTATACGTGTGCCCATGAAGATTTTCACACTTTCCATTGTACTTAGTCAAATTGTGAGCACTGTCAAATGTAAATGACTTTGTCACCTTCATATCTACACCACCTTGTACCAATCTCTCTTTAATAGTTTGACGTCTTCTTTATCCGGCAGCATCTCTATTAGGCAAGACAATTTCTCCCCATCTTTCGTCATATAAGGTGCAATATCATTAAGTGGAATCAACACAAAAGCTCTTTCCCACATGCGCTCATGGGGTATTTTTAAATCGTCATCATCTACAACCAAATCGCCGTACAGAAGAATGTCTATGTCAATCGTCCTTGGACCCCATCTTACAGTTCTCTCTCTTTTAAGCTCTTTTTCCACACTATTCACAACTTTTAACAGTTCATGCGGTTTAAGTTCCGTTTTTACCTTTACTACAGCATTTAAAAATTTGCCTTGATCCTTATAACCTACAGGCTCTGTCTCGTAGATGGGCGACACCTTTTCTATGATGACAGAATTTTCTGAAAGCCTTATAAGGGCATTTCTCAAGTATTCCTCCCTATCACCGATGTTAGAGCCAATTGATAAAAAGACATCTGTCATCTTATCATCGCATCCGTCATCCTGGCTACTCGCCACATTTCTTTCACGTCGTGCACTCTGACGATGTCAGCACCCTTTACTATTCCAACCGCAACTGTGGCAGCAGTACCCTCCATTCTTTCATTTACGTCAAGGTTTAAGACACGCCCTATCATTGATTTTCTTGATGTGCCAAGCAATATAGGAAGTCCCAATATTTTAAGCTCATCAAGCCTTTTCATCAATGTCAGATTGTGCTCTAAAGTCTTCCCAAAACCTATTCCGGGATCGATCATTATGTTTTCCTTTTTTATGCCTGCTTTTAAAGCAATATCAATGCTTTTCTCAAAGAAACTTATAACCTCCTGCAAAAGGTCATGGTATTCTGCCACTTCCTTATTGTGCATTATCACCACGCCAGCACCATAATCAGCAACGACTTTTGCCATATCAGGATCTCTTTGCAAACCCCAGATGTCGTTTATGATGTGAGCTCCATTTTTAAGGCACTCGTAGGCCACTTTTGACTTCATTGTATCAATTGAAATTATGGTGTCTACTTCACACAACTTCTTGACTATATCATTTATCCTGGAAAGTTCTTCTTCTGCAGTCACAGGTTCGTATCCAGGCCTTGAAGATTCGCCGCCTACGTCTATTATATCAGCTCCGTCTTCCATCATCTTTAAGGCTCTTTCCATGCCCTTCTCCAAAGTATTGTATTTTCCACCATCAGAGAAAGAATCAGGCGTCATATTCAATATGCCCATTATGTACGTTCTCTTTCCAATTTCCAACTCTTTATCTCTTAATTTTAACATATAAGCCATAATATCACCCTTTCCTTGTGATCATCGCTTTCCATTTATCAAAAGCATGACTTCTTCTCTTGCCCTTTGATCTGTCTTAAATAGTCCCCTAAGCGCAGACGTTACAGTCTTGGCTCCAGGTTTTTTTATGCCTCGCATCGTCATGCAAAGGTGCTCTGCCTCTACGACAACTGCAACTCCTAAAGGATTTGCGGCTTTTACAATCGTATCAGCGATCTCGCTGGTAAGCCTCTCCTGCAGTTGAGGCTTTTTGGCCAAAATATCGACGATTCTAGCGAGCTTTGAAAGTCCCAGAATTGTGCCTTTTCTCGGAAGATACGCCACATGGGCAACACCCATAAATGGCAGCAAATGATGTTCACACATGGAGTACATTGGAATATCTTTTACTATAACTATTTCTTGATGCTCGTCTTCTTTAAATGTCTTTATGACATCCATCACATTTTCATGAAGACCTGAAAAAATTTCTTCGTACATCCTGGCAACCCTATCGGGCGTCTCTAAAAGTCCTTCTCTTTTAGGGTCTTCACCTATGGCTTCAAGAATGTCGTACACCGCTTTTTTTATCTTCTCTTTATCTATCATCGCCATGCTCCTTAAAAGAACTTATTTTTATATCAATATAACATTTTTTAGGCTGACGCACAAGTATTGCAGCAATTTGACGATTAAAAATAAAAAACGGCTCTCATGAACCGTTTTTCTCTTTTAAAATTATTCACCATCGTCCTTTGTTTCATCCTGATCTGTCTTTGGTTTCATTGTAGGGAACAATATGACATCCCTTATAGAATACGCATCCGTCATAAACATGATAAGCCTATCAATTCCAATGCCTAATCCACCTGTAGGAGGCATGCCAACTTCCAAGGCATTTATGAAGTCATCGTCCATCATGTGTGCCTCATCATTTCCAGCTTCCCTCTGCTTAAGCTGCTCTATAAATCTCTCCTTTTGATCAATTGGATCATTTAGCTCTGAAAATGCGTTTGCAATTTCTCTGCCGTATATAAAGGCCTCAAACCTTGATGTAAGGGCGGGATTGTCGTGTTTTCTCTTAGCCAATGGAGATATTTCAACAGGGTAATCAATTATAAATGTAGGCTGAATTAGATGGCTTTCACAAAGCTCATCAAACACCAGTGCTATAACATCACCCTTCTTCATGCCATCTTTAACTTCAAGATGATGCCTTTTTGCAATTTCTACCGCTTCTTCATCTGAGGATACTTTGTCAAAGTCGATATCCAAAAATTCTTTTATGGCATCTATCATAGTAAGCCTTCTCCAAGGAGGTGTCAGATCTATCTCAGTACCTTGGTATATTATCTTTTTGCTGCCATTTACCTTTTCAGCTACATAAGCAAACAGATTCTCAGTTATGTCCATCATGCCATGATAATCGGTATATGCCTCATACAATTCCAAAAGGGTAAACTCTGGATTGTGCCTTATGTCCATGCCTTCATTTCTAAACACTCTGCCCATCTCGTACACTTTTTCCAGTCCGCCTACGATAAGCCTCTTTAAGTGAAGTTCCAAAGCGATCCTCAAATACATATCGATATCGAGGGCATTGTGGTGTGTAATAAACGGCCTTGCTGCCGCCCCGCCTGCTATTGTATGAAGTATAGGTGTCTCTACTTCGATAAAACCTCTATTATCTAAAAATTCCCTAATAGCTTTTATGATTGCAGTTCTTTTGATAAAAGTTTCCTTTACGCTTGGATTTATTATGAGATCCACATACCTTTGCCTGTACCTTAAATCAGGATCTTTAAGCCCATGCCATTTATCTGGGAGTATTTGCAATGACTTGGAAAGAAGCTTAAAATCCTGAACCCTTATAGTCACTTCACCTGTCTTTGACTTAAACACTTCACCTGTAACACCTATGATATCGCCGATGTCAAGTATCTTAAATATTTCGTAATTCTTTTCACCCAAAACATCCATCTTGAAGTAAAGCTGTATTCTTCCATCTCTATCCTGTATGTCAGCAAAAGAAGCCTTCCCATGTCCTCTTTTGGACATTATGCGGCCAGCGATAGTGACTGTCTTGCCTTCAAATTTGTCATAATCATTTTTGATGTCAGACGTCATATTAGTCCTTTCAAACTTGTCAATGCCATAAGGCTCAATGCCTAAGTTTCTAAGCTCGTCCAACTTGCTCCTTCTAATTTTTAGAAGCTCATTTAAGTTTTCGTTGTTGTTTACTTCATTTGTATTCGCCATAATACTCCTCCAGATTTATTTGTGTATTTCTAAAACTTTGAGTTTTATAATGCCTGCTGGTACTTCCACACTTATTGTATCACCTACTTTTTTGCCTAAAAGCGCCTTCCCTATAGGTGATTCATCAGATATTTTGTTGTTCATAGGATCTGCTTCAGTCGATCCTACTATCGTGTACTCAGCTTCTTCTTTAAAATCCTCATCGTAGACTTTTACGGTACAGCCTACACCTACTTTGTCGATGGTGATATCCTCTTCATCGATGACTTGAGCGTTTCTAAGCATGGCTTCTATTGTAGCTATCCTGCCCTCAATAAATGCCTGCTCATTTTTTGCCTCATCGTATTCAGAGTTTTCGCTTAAGTCACCAAAGGCGCGGGCTTGTTTGATTTTTTCAGCCACTTCAGGTCTTTTTACAGACTTAAGATAGTCTAACTCCTCTTCTAATTTTTTTAAGCCATCGTAAGTTAAAATCACTTGCTTACCCATATTGCCAATCTCCTTTATAACAATATTGTATTTTATTCTATGTTTAAGCCATATCAATTATGATAATATTAATACACAAGCACTGCTTTATGCAGTGCTTGTGTCTATATTTTCATGTGGAATATTATAAAACAGTTTACAAATAAAGTCAAGTACTATACAGCACTAAATCTATTTTCTTTTAATCTCCTTGCTGCGTTCTTTCTCACATTTTCTATAGTTTCCTCTGATACAGCTCTTTCAAAGCTCCTAAATCCTCCAAGCTTAAAGCCGTGTTTTTTTGCCAACTTGGCTATCGTATCAACTTGCTCCACCGTCAAGTCTCGGCCTAAAGAGAAATTTTCTATCATACCTTCCATTGCAAGTATCATGGTCTCTGCCATACATGCATAACTCGTCTTTGGAGGAAATCCAAAATTGAAGTGAAAGTCCACATCCCCAGGCACTTCCACGACACCGCCTTCTATAACCAATACGTCATCCCTTGCATCAGCGACTTCCTTCGATACGTCCCTTGGCCTTGCCACATCGCATACGACAGCACCCGGCTTTAGGTATTCAGGCTTTATAACGGTGTCTACAGCGCTTGTGACAGTCACAACTATGTCTGCAGTCTTCAGTGCGTCTTTTACGTCAGATGTGACTCTTGCAGCCATGCCTGTCTTTTCTAAAAGGTATTTGCTGAAGTCCTCTAATTTCTGTTTGTTTCTTGCCACCAATGTCATGTACTTGGCTTCTCTGGAAAGTATCTCAGCGCACACTTTCCCTATGGAACCAGTAGCACCTATGACTACAACTTCCGAATCCCTTATATCCTTACCCATTAGCTCAGCAGCTTTTTTTGTGCCTTCTATGGCAGTAGCGATTGTGTAGCTGTTGCCTGTAGTTACAGCAATATTGAGATTTTTTGCTACGGTGATTCCTGCATCACCAACTACAGACGTCAAAGCACCTAATCCTACAATTTCAGCACCTAAATTTTCTGCTATCTTGCCAGCCTTAATAATTTTTTTCATGACGTAATCCTCAGGAAGGCTCATCATCTGATTGGAAATAAGCGGCACTGCCACAAAATAGCCTTCCGTTTCAGCGTATTTGCTTTTTACACCCGTTATCTCTGATACTTTAAGAGGCGGCAGCATCTTTGTAAAGCCCTCTACAACGCTGCGCGGCAATTTATTCATAATCTTAAACTTTCTGCTTACGTCCTCGTATTCAATTGGATGTATGATAAAAGCGAACTTGTGCATGTCTATCATCCTTTCAACAAAATATTTACTTTTCTATTGAGGCTTTTTCGCCGTTTAGATATTCTACCCTCGGCTCAAAGCCAATCTTATCGAGAAGCATATTGTAATCATCCGGTTTCATCTCAGATGGGCTTTTGCCAGATGCGGCTACAAGCACAGCCTCCATTACATTGGTGCCAAATGATCTTCCGTTGAGATTTGGCGTCGTTGTGATAAGGAGCTTCACACCTCTATCTTTAAGCATCTTTACGTCATCTTTTGTTACTGTGTTTGTCACGATTATTTTATCTTTTAGATCGTCAGGCATGTACTTTTTGACAAACAAGTAGTCGCCTGCTATTATGTCAGCTTCTTTATAGAATTTTTCGTATTTTCTGCTGTCTATTGAAAGCTGCTTATCCCCTGTAGGGTACAGCATCTCAAATGGCATCTTTACTATTATGGGCGCTATAATGGCTGCCAATCCGTAAAGAAGTTTAAGTGAATGAAGCGGTATAGGCACGCCTAAGGCAAATATCATATCGCCAAGCGTCAAATCAGCCCCGTACTCGTGAAATGTCTGAGTCATGCCAAACCGATCCATCGCGCTTACTATCAGGACTTTCTTGCCTTTTATATCTACTATGTTGTTTTCATGTATGTATTTTATTACCCTTCTTTCAAGTGTATTCTTAAGGCCAGAACCATCTACGATTGGCGATATCTTAGCAGCATTTTTAAGCGGAACTGCATCTTTTATGACATACCTTCTCTCCCCAGCATACAGATACAAGTCTATACCGCCCATGCCAAATGCATCGACTTTTCCATCAAGCTCTTTTATAAGATCTATTGCCTTCTTCATATCGCCATCTGTGCCTATTCTTTCGATTATAAACTTTTCCCCTAATATCTCCGTCTCCACTCTGTTATTCCTTGTAGATGAGCCTATGCTTACACTCACTACTCTTTTCACAAGATCATCTCCTTAAAGTATCTAAAATCTCAATTATGAGTTCAGGTTTTACAAACACATCCTCTGTTATTGGAGAATGCCCTATATTGACGCAAATTACTTCTTTGTCAAATATGGCTTCCATCAAATTAGTCCTTTTGTCAGATCCGAGAAATATAATCGTGTCGTAAGACTGCACCTTTGCGATTATGTCCATAACCATATTAAAAAGCTCTGCACCAGTCATATTGTCTGCAATGCCAAGGCGCTCTTTTTCAGACAAAAGCAAAATAAAATCAATGCCGTAGTCTTTCAATAATCTTTCAATTTCATCCTTGTTTTTAATTGGAAATCCTATTACTGCAATATTGCCCCCTTTTCTCACCTCGCCTATGTTTTCTAACCTTGATATAAAGCTTCTATCGACTTTAAACTTTGACGCTGTTTCCTGCTGCGAAAAACCATTAACTCTCATTTCAATCATTTTGTCTATTATGTTGTGAAGCTTTTTGGTGTTTATTATTTTCTCACCTATTTTTACAAAATCCATATTAACCATCCTTTATGTGCACAAATTGTGCTCATACTATATATAATTCTACTCTTTTCTGGCATATATTTCAAGATGATTTTAGGCAAATGAAGAATTTTTTCATTTGCCCCATATCTTTTCTATAGGCTTCATAAGCATCTCAATTAGCTTATTGGTGGCAGTGATCTTTACATCGAAAGCCACCAACAAATTAAGCGTATACCCGATTGCCACAAGTATAAAAAACACTACCACTTCTTTTATCTTCTTCTTTTTTATAAGCCCAGGCACTTCCATAAATATTACTATCAAAAATATAACCGTTATTCCCAATGCGTTTAACATACATAACCCTCTTTTTATCTTGGTTCAATTGGCTTTGAAGTAAGTCCAGACCTCTTTAGTGTGGCCTTCACGCTTACATTCACCTTTACGTTTGGATAAATATCATCCCATCTATCCTTCAATTTCTCCCACACTTTAGGGTATTTTTCTTGAAGCTTCCGCCCAAATCCCACAGAGTCAACCTTGTATTTCTTCTGAACTGCATTTAAAGCATCCAAGACTTCGCTTTTTACCTTCTCTTGCTGCAGATCTTCAAGACCTTTAATCATCTTAAGATCTGTAAGATTGTACCTTGAATTCTGCTCTATCATGTTTGAGTCAAAATTGATCTTGACATCAAAAGATACATCTTCACCGCTTACTTTAGGTGTAATGGTAGAATTCGCTTTTATTATGGCAAATGAAATGTGAGTCTTGTCCCCCTTTGGTCCTTTATCAATGACAAGGGATGTATTTTTAATCAAGTTGTCCATCCACATTATGCCCTTTGTTTCTTGCTCTGTCAAAAGCCCTACCATCTTGTCGTACTTAAACGCTGCAGCACCGACAAACCTTGCGTGCTGCGGCTTTCCATCTTTCTTTACAATCTCTAATCTGCCTACTATAGGCTGTACCTTTTCCGTCTCTAAAGTCTCTACAAAATGGTTTATATCGCAAACATACGCTGAAGACGTGTTTTTTTGGTTTTGAATCATGCCGAGGATTTCACGGTAAGGGTACTTTTCAACACTTTTTGACAATTTCATAAGGTCATCGAGGGTTCCTCCGGATACCACCACAAGATAAGACGTCCTTCTAAACTCAGGATTCCTCGTAATAAAGTCAAGCATGCTGTAAATACCTGATCTTGCCAAATTTTCACCTATGAATATTATTTCGTTGTGCTGGAGAAAAAGCGTCCTTGAAAGCTCTGTATTGAAATTCGAAAATGCCTTTGCAAAGTCTACACCTCTTGAACTGTACACTTCATACGGCTTTCCTGCCGCAGCACCGCCTCCGCCACCACCAGAGCTTGTAGCTAAATTCGCCGGCTTCAAAACTTGTACAGTGATGTTGCACATCTTATCTTTATCTATATCCATCCCTATACCTTGCACAAATGCCAGCTCATTTATCTCCCTTTTGTCCCAGCAGCCTGTAAGAAGCAATGACAGTATGACAAACAAAATCAAAACTTTTTTCATAAACAATGCCTCCCCAGATGTTGAAAAATTCAACTTCTTGTGTAATTCTGCCTCTTTACATTTCTACCAGCCACCTTATGAGGCCTGAATATCTTTGCCCACCATGGTATCCTTATAAACACATCATTTAGCTCTCTCGTATTGGAAGGTGCAATTGGCGACAAATAAGGTACTCCAAATGATTCCAACGATGCTAAATGCGCCAGTATCATCATAAGCGCCATTATTATGCCGAAAAATCCCAATGTACCTCCGACTAATAGCATTGCAAACCTTAAAAGCCTAAATGTTATAGCTATATTAAATGCAGGTATTGAAAATGAAGCTATTCCTGTCAATGCCACGACGATTACCGTTGCAGCAGACACAAGACCTGCCTGCACTGCCGCTTGTCCAATGACTAAAGCGCCTACGATGCTTACAGCCTGGCCCACCTGCATTGGAAGCCTTATTCCTGCCTCCCTCAATATCTCAAAGAAAAATTCCATCAAAAATGCCTCCATCAGAGTCGTAAACGGCACTCCTTCCCTTTGAGCCGCGATAGATATAGCCAGAGGTGATGGTATCATCTCCTGATGATACGTGACGGCGGCTACGTAGATAGACGGCAGCGTCAACGACATAAGCATAGCCGCAAGCCTCAATACTCTAAAGAGAGTCGATATATAGTACCTTTCGTAATAGTCCTCAGATGACTGAAAAAATTGGACAAAAATTGTAGGCACCACCAGCACCTCTGGAGAACCATCCGAGATGATAGCGACTCTTCCTTCTAAAAGCTCTGCGGCAATCTTGTCTGGCCGCTCTGAATGCTCAATCTGTGGAAATGGCGAAAACGGATTATCCTCTATCATTTCTTCCAGATACCCGCTGTCAATGATTCCATCAATATCGATTTTGCTAAGCCTTTTTTTCACTTCTTCAACGACTTCATCTTTCGCCACATCTTTGATATAAGCTACCGCTACATCCGTCTTCGTGTACTTCCCGATTTTTAATGATTCTATGACAAAATTGGGGTTTTTTATCCTCCTTCGAAGCATGGAAGTATTAACCCTAAGTGTCTCCACAAAAGCCTCTTTTGGTCCTCTTACGACGGCTTCAGTGGTAGACTCAGCTACACTTCTCTGCTCCCAACCTCTCGTACTTATCACAATGGATTTGTCTACCCCGTCAACAAAAACAGGCGTATCGCCGCTTAAAATGCTTTCTACCACATCCCCAAATTTTTCTACTTCTTTTAGATCTGCCGTTGTTATGAAGTAATTTAAAAGGGACTCGTAGACGTTTTTTTTGCTTAAATAATTGCCGTCTAACTTTCTGCTTTCCAGCGTTATAGGCTCCATTATGTTGTTGTTTATAAGCGCCTTATCCACAAGTCCATCCACACACACCAAAAAGCCTTTTACCTTTTTTTCTCCTATCCTGAATTCTCTAAAAATCACATCGCTGCTTTTGTCTAATAGCGTCTTTAGCACATCTATATTTTTATCGATATCATCGTACAAGTCCATTTCCTTATAATTTTCCACCAAATAAGTTCTGTCCATAAAAACCATCTCCAAATTTATTATTCCAAAAACACATGCAGAATATAATTGGCACATAAATCAAATAATATTTCATGTAGAATCATTTTAAGGAGAAGAATATGTTCAGGAATATATTGAGTTTTGAAGCAACAACAGAAAAAAAGATCTCTCCAAAACAATTCATATACTTGATAGTATCAGTTATACTGTCTACAGCAACGATATTTTTGCCATCTATTGTTGCATCAAAAGCTGAACAAGATTCTTGGATGTCTGTGATAATGGCAACATCATTCAGCATCCCCGTATTTTGCGTATATTACGGTATATCTGCCATATTTAAAGATAAAACCCTATTTTCTTTTTTGGAGGATATTTTTG comes from the Thermoanaerobacterium aotearoense genome and includes:
- a CDS encoding Ger(x)C family spore germination protein; translation: MKKVLILFVILSLLLTGCWDKREINELAFVQGIGMDIDKDKMCNITVQVLKPANLATSSGGGGGGAAAGKPYEVYSSRGVDFAKAFSNFNTELSRTLFLQHNEIIFIGENLARSGIYSMLDFITRNPEFRRTSYLVVVSGGTLDDLMKLSKSVEKYPYREILGMIQNQKNTSSAYVCDINHFVETLETEKVQPIVGRLEIVKKDGKPQHARFVGAAAFKYDKMVGLLTEQETKGIMWMDNLIKNTSLVIDKGPKGDKTHISFAIIKANSTITPKVSGEDVSFDVKINFDSNMIEQNSRYNLTDLKMIKGLEDLQQEKVKSEVLDALNAVQKKYKVDSVGFGRKLQEKYPKVWEKLKDRWDDIYPNVKVNVSVKATLKRSGLTSKPIEPR
- a CDS encoding spore germination protein, which gives rise to MDRTYLVENYKEMDLYDDIDKNIDVLKTLLDKSSDVIFREFRIGEKKVKGFLVCVDGLVDKALINNNIMEPITLESRKLDGNYLSKKNVYESLLNYFITTADLKEVEKFGDVVESILSGDTPVFVDGVDKSIVISTRGWEQRSVAESTTEAVVRGPKEAFVETLRVNTSMLRRRIKNPNFVIESLKIGKYTKTDVAVAYIKDVAKDEVVEEVKKRLSKIDIDGIIDSGYLEEMIEDNPFSPFPQIEHSERPDKIAAELLEGRVAIISDGSPEVLVVPTIFVQFFQSSEDYYERYYISTLFRVLRLAAMLMSLTLPSIYVAAVTYHQEMIPSPLAISIAAQREGVPFTTLMEAFLMEFFFEILREAGIRLPMQVGQAVSIVGALVIGQAAVQAGLVSAATVIVVALTGIASFSIPAFNIAITFRLLRFAMLLVGGTLGFFGIIMALMMILAHLASLESFGVPYLSPIAPSNTRELNDVFIRIPWWAKIFRPHKVAGRNVKRQNYTRS